Below is a window of Chryseobacterium indicum DNA.
CCTCTACCTAGCGCTATGAGAACCTTTGCTTTTCCCCTGTCATTGATATATAACTTAAGAGGTATAACGGTGTTCCCTGCATCCTTTAACTTTTTTTCTAATTTCTGTAACTCTTTTTTGTGCAACAGCAATTTCCGTTCCCTTTTTGTTTTATGATTGTAAAAAGTTCCTAATTTGTACTCATCGATCATCATATTAATGATGTACAATTCCCCATCAATAAACTGACAGAACGATTCTGCGATGGATGCTTTTGAAGAACGCAAAGATTTTATTTCCGTACCTGTTAAAACCATTCCCGCTTCGTATTCTTCCAGAATTTCGTATTCAAATCTGGCTCTTCGGTTTAATATATTGACTGTTTTTTCAATCTTCATTTTAAAATCCTTTTGTATTTATAAGATGTAAAAATTTAATAAAGTTGCAGGTGAAATTTATCTTTTCTGAAATTTTTTTTCTGCGTTTTATCAATTTAATGAATGAAATATATAAAAAATACCCCACATTTAAAAACCTGACTATTACAATATTGCGAAATACCCAAATTCTTTTCGTATTTTTGCGCCAAATTTACAAAACTATATGTTAACAGTATCTAACTTATCTTTACAATTCGGGAAAAGAGTTCTTTTTGACGAGGTAAACATTATGTTTACGAAAGGAAACTGCTACGGAATTATCGGAGCAAATGGTGCAGGAAAGTCTACATTCCTTAAAA
It encodes the following:
- the smpB gene encoding SsrA-binding protein SmpB; protein product: MKIEKTVNILNRRARFEYEILEEYEAGMVLTGTEIKSLRSSKASIAESFCQFIDGELYIINMMIDEYKLGTFYNHKTKRERKLLLHKKELQKLEKKLKDAGNTVIPLKLYINDRGKAKVLIALGRGKKLFDKRESIKDRENKRNLDRILKKS